One segment of Mus caroli chromosome 6, CAROLI_EIJ_v1.1, whole genome shotgun sequence DNA contains the following:
- the Clcn1 gene encoding chloride channel protein 1 isoform X2, with protein MRPCLGSLISWCQPVQWAWDATLQPLMEQPYYYTDILTVGCAVGVGCCFGTPLGGVLFSIEVTSTYFAVRNYWRGFFAATFSAFVFRVLAVWNKDAVTITALFRTNFRMDFPFDLKELPAFAVIGICCGFLGAVFVYLHRQVMLGVRKHKCLSQFLAKHRLLYPGIVTFVIASLTFPPGMGQFMAGELMPREAISTLFDNNTWVKHIGDPQSLGQSAVWIHPQVNVVIIILLFFVMKFWMSIVATTMPIPCGGFMPVFVLGAAFGRLVGEIMAMLFPEGILFDDIIYKILPGGYAVIGAAALTGAVSHTVSTAVICFELTGQIAHILPMMVAVILANMVAQSLQPSLYDSIIQVKKLPYLPDLGWNQLSKFTIFVEDIMVRDVKFVSASCTYGELRNLLQTTTVKTLPLVDSKDSMILLGSVERSELQSLLQRHLCAERRLKAAQDMARKLSELPYNGKAQLAGDWHPGGRPESFAFVDEDEDEDLSRKIELSLTPAPPPPSPPSPPPPPSQFPIAPSYPEEPNGPLPSHKQPPEASVSADQRSSTFQRLLHCLLGKAHSKKKKITQDSTDLVDNMSPEEIEAWEREQLSQPVCFDCCCIDQSPFQLVEQTTLHKTHTLFSLLGLHLAYVTSMGKLRGVLALEELQKAIEGHTKSGVQLRPPLASFRNTTSIRKTPGGPPPPAEGWNAPEGGDGAPGREVIVPTMPETPVPPPSPEVPSCLAPARAEGELEELEMVGSLEPEEELADILHGPSLRSTDEEDEDEMIL; from the exons ATGAG ACCGTGCCTGGGCAGCTTGATCTCCTGGTGCCAGCCTGTGCAGTGGGCGTGGGATGCTACTTTGCAGCCCCTGATGGAG CAGCCATACTATTACACTGACATCCTGACAGTGGGCTGTGCCGTGGGGGTCGGTTGCTGTTTTGGAACACCACTTGGAG GAGTGCTATTTAGCATCGAGGTCACCTCTACCTACTTTGCTGTTCGGAATTACTGGCGAGGATTCTTTGCAGCCACATTCAGTGCCTTTGTGTTCCGTGTGTTGGCCGTGTGGAACAAGGATGCTG TCACCATCACTGCTCTGTTCAGAACGAATTTCCGAATGGATTTCCCCTTTGACCTGAAGGAACTCCCAGCTTTTGCTGTCATTGG GATTTGCTGCGGGTTCTTGGGAGCTGTTTTCGTTTATCTGCATCGCCAAGTCATGCTCGGTGTCCGAAAGCACAAGTGTCTCAGCCAGTTTCTTGCTAAGCA ccGCCTGCTATATCCTGGAATTGTTACCTTTGTCATCGCCTCGCTCACATTTCCACCAGGAATGGGTCAATTCATGGCTGGAGAG CTGATGCCCCGTGAAGCTATCAGTACCCTCTTTGACAACAACACATGGGTAAAGCACATAGGTGACCCCCAAAGCTTGGGCCAGTCAGCTGTGTGGATTCACCCCCAGGTCAACGTGGTCATCATCATCCTTCTCTTCTTCGTTATGAAG tTTTGGATGTCCATTGTGGCCACCACTATGCCCATACCCTGTGGAGGCTTCATGCCTGTTTTTGTTCTAG GAGCTGCATTTGGAAGGCTGGTAGGAGAGATCATGGCCATGCTGTTCCCTGAGGGTATCTTATTTGATGACATCATCTATAAGATCTTACCTGGGGGCTATGCAGTAATTG GAGCAGCAGCTTTGACAGGGGCTGTCTCCCACACAGTCTCTACAGCCGTCATTTGCTTCGAATTAACCGGTCAGATTGCTCACATCCTGCCCATGATGGTGGCTGTTATCTTGgccaacatggtggctcagagtctGCAGCCCTCCCTCTATGACAGCATCATCCAGGTCAAGAAGCTTCCCTATTTGCCAGACCTTGGTTGGAACCAGCTCAG CAAATTTACAATTTTTGTTGAGGACATCATGGTACGTGACGTGAAGTTCGTTTCGGCTTCTTGTACATATGGGGAACTGAGAAACCTACTCCAGACCACCACAGTCAAGACTTTACCATTGGTTGACTCCAAAG ATTCAATGATCCTACTGGGCTCTGTGGAACGCTCAGAACTGCAGTCCCTCCTGCAGCGCCACCTGTGTGCAGAGCGAAGGTTGAAGGCTGCCCAGGACATGGCTCGAAAGTTATCAGAGCTGCCTTATAACGGCAAGGCTCAGCTGGCTGGGGACTGGCATCCTGGTGGTCGACCTGAGTCCTTTGCCTTCGtggatgaggatgaagatgaggacCTCTCCAGGAAGATAGAG ctTTCACTGACTccagctcctccccctccttcccctccttcccctcctcctccaccttcccagttTCCTATTGCTCCATCATACCCTGAAGAACCTAATGGGCCACTGCCGAGCCATAAACAGCCACCTGAAGCCTCAGTCTCTGCAG ATCAAAGATCATCCACTTTCCAGCGCCTGCTGCACTGCTTGCTGGGCAAAGCTCactccaaaaagaagaaaataacacag GATTCAACAGATTTAGTAGATAACATGTCACCTGAAGAG ATTGAGGCCTGGGAGCGGGAGCAGCTGAGCCAGCCTGTGTGCTTTGATTGCTGCTGCATCGACCAGTCTCCCTTCCAGCTGGTGGAGCAGACAACCCTGCACAAG ACTCATACACTCTTCTCACTTCTTGGCCTCCATCTTGCCTATGTGACCAGCATGGGGAAGCTCAGAGGTGTTTTGGCACTAGAAGAG ctacAGAAAGCTATTGAGGGCCACACCAAATCTGGGGTGCAGCTTCGCCCTCCACTTGCCAGCTTCCGGAATACAACTTCAATTCGGAAGACTCCTGGGGGGCCACCCCCTCCTGCCGAGGGCTGGAATGCACCTGAGGGTGGAGATGGGGCTCCTGGAAGAGAAGTCATCGTTCCTACCATGCCAGAGACTCCTGTCCCACCACCATCTCCAGAGGTCCCTTCCTGCCTGGCCCCAGCCAGAGCGGAGGGTGAGCTGGAGGAACTGGAGATGGTGGGGAGCCTAGAGCCTGAGGAGGAGCTGGCTGACATCTTGCATGGCCCCAGTCTGCGGTCCACTGATGAGGAAGATGAAGACGAGATGATCCTGTGA
- the Fam131b gene encoding protein FAM131B isoform X1: protein MGCIGSRTVGNEVIAVDWKGLKDVDQINMDSTSSLHGSSLHRPSTEQTRTDFSWDGINLSMEDTTSILPKLKRNSNAYGIGALAKSSFSGISRSMKDHVTKPTAMGQGRVAHMIEWQGWGKAPTIQPQHSHEAVRRDTDAYSDLSDGEKEARFLAGVMEQFAISEATLMAWSSMDGEDMSVNSTQEPLDCNYSDNYQELMESQDALAQAPMDGWPHSYVSQGMYCLGSSDAWEASDQSLIASPATGSYLGPAFDDSQPSLHDMGPSQPASGYSAQEPPPLLGVDTDWASEVGGVELARGPVEEEKRPLAPEEEEDAGCRDLESLSPREDPEMSTALSRKVSDVTSSGVQSFDEEEGDANN, encoded by the exons ATGGGCTGCATCGGCTCGCGGACTGTGG GGAACGAAGTGATTGCCGTGGACTGGAAAGGCCTCAAGGATGTCGATCAGATCAACATGGACAGCACCAGCTCACTGCATGGCAGCAGTCTCCATCGGCCTTCTACAGAG CAAACACGAACAGATTTCTCCTGGGACGGCATCAAT CTTTCCATGGAGGACACCACTTCCATCCTTCCGAAGCTTAAGCGAAACTCTAATGCCTATGGCATTGGGGCCCTGGCCAAGTCATCATTCTCAG GGATCTCGAGGAGCATGAAGGACCATGTGACAAAACCTACCGCCATGGGCCAAGGCCGGGTGGCCCACATGATTGAGTGGCAGGGCTGGGGGAAGGCTCCAACAATTCAGCCACAACATAGCCATGAGGCTGTGCGCAGGGATACAGATGCTTACTCTGACCTCAGTGATGGCGAGAAGGAGGCACGTTTCCTAGCAG GTGTCATGGAACAGTTTGCTATTTCTGAGGCTACACTTATGGCTTGGTCTTCCATGGATGGTGAAGACATGAGTGTCAATTCTACCCAGGAGCCACTGGACTGCAACTACAGTGACAACTACCAGGAGCTGATGGAAAGTCAGG ATGCACTAGCTCAAGCCCCAATGGATGGATGGCCTCACTCCTACGTGTCACAGGGGATGTACTGTCTGGGGTCATCTGACGCCTGGGAAGCAAGTGATCAGTCCCTCATTGCATCTCCAGCTACCGGATCCTATCTTGGCCCTGCATTTGATGACTCACAGCCGAGCCTACATGACATGGGGCCTTCCCAACCTGCTTCAGGATACTCTGCTCAGGAGCCTCCACCTTTGTTGGGGGTAGACACTGACTGGGCATCAGAGGTTGGTGGGGTGGAACTGGCCAGGGGACCtgtagaggaagagaagagaccaCTGGCccctgaggaggaagaagatgcagGATGCCGGGATCTGGAGTCACTTTCCCCACGAGAGGACCCAGAGATGTCCACTGCTCTCAGCCGGAAGGTGTCTGATGTCACATCCTCAGGTGTGCAGTCCTTtgatgaggaggagggggatgccAACAACTAG
- the Fam131b gene encoding protein FAM131B isoform X2 has product MGCIGSRTVGNEVIAVDWKGLKDVDQINMDSTSSLHGSSLHRPSTELSMEDTTSILPKLKRNSNAYGIGALAKSSFSGISRSMKDHVTKPTAMGQGRVAHMIEWQGWGKAPTIQPQHSHEAVRRDTDAYSDLSDGEKEARFLAGVMEQFAISEATLMAWSSMDGEDMSVNSTQEPLDCNYSDNYQELMESQDALAQAPMDGWPHSYVSQGMYCLGSSDAWEASDQSLIASPATGSYLGPAFDDSQPSLHDMGPSQPASGYSAQEPPPLLGVDTDWASEVGGVELARGPVEEEKRPLAPEEEEDAGCRDLESLSPREDPEMSTALSRKVSDVTSSGVQSFDEEEGDANN; this is encoded by the exons ATGGGCTGCATCGGCTCGCGGACTGTGG GGAACGAAGTGATTGCCGTGGACTGGAAAGGCCTCAAGGATGTCGATCAGATCAACATGGACAGCACCAGCTCACTGCATGGCAGCAGTCTCCATCGGCCTTCTACAGAG CTTTCCATGGAGGACACCACTTCCATCCTTCCGAAGCTTAAGCGAAACTCTAATGCCTATGGCATTGGGGCCCTGGCCAAGTCATCATTCTCAG GGATCTCGAGGAGCATGAAGGACCATGTGACAAAACCTACCGCCATGGGCCAAGGCCGGGTGGCCCACATGATTGAGTGGCAGGGCTGGGGGAAGGCTCCAACAATTCAGCCACAACATAGCCATGAGGCTGTGCGCAGGGATACAGATGCTTACTCTGACCTCAGTGATGGCGAGAAGGAGGCACGTTTCCTAGCAG GTGTCATGGAACAGTTTGCTATTTCTGAGGCTACACTTATGGCTTGGTCTTCCATGGATGGTGAAGACATGAGTGTCAATTCTACCCAGGAGCCACTGGACTGCAACTACAGTGACAACTACCAGGAGCTGATGGAAAGTCAGG ATGCACTAGCTCAAGCCCCAATGGATGGATGGCCTCACTCCTACGTGTCACAGGGGATGTACTGTCTGGGGTCATCTGACGCCTGGGAAGCAAGTGATCAGTCCCTCATTGCATCTCCAGCTACCGGATCCTATCTTGGCCCTGCATTTGATGACTCACAGCCGAGCCTACATGACATGGGGCCTTCCCAACCTGCTTCAGGATACTCTGCTCAGGAGCCTCCACCTTTGTTGGGGGTAGACACTGACTGGGCATCAGAGGTTGGTGGGGTGGAACTGGCCAGGGGACCtgtagaggaagagaagagaccaCTGGCccctgaggaggaagaagatgcagGATGCCGGGATCTGGAGTCACTTTCCCCACGAGAGGACCCAGAGATGTCCACTGCTCTCAGCCGGAAGGTGTCTGATGTCACATCCTCAGGTGTGCAGTCCTTtgatgaggaggagggggatgccAACAACTAG